The following are encoded in a window of Streptococcus pasteurianus genomic DNA:
- a CDS encoding ABC transporter ATP-binding protein, whose amino-acid sequence MKALSHYFKGYLKETILGPLFKLFEASFELLVPIIIARIVDTIIPHHDKNHLYMMVGLLFLLAIVGMFVAITAQYFSSKAAVGYTRQLTKDLFKKIMGLSKEDRDQLTTSSLVTRLTSDTYQIQTGINQFLRLFLRAPIIVFGAIIMAFTISPKMTIDFLLMVVILFAIVFTMSHLLNPIYAKIRQATDRIVNMTRQQLEGVRVIRAFGQVVAEEQEFAAANQDYTDLQIKAGHLSSLVTPLTYLVVNGTLILVIWQGNLEIGRGLLSQGMLIALVNYLLQILTELLKMTMLVTSLNQSFISAKRITEVFEKDSENLATELIQSESAFALAVKDMTFTYPTAAEPSLSHIDFSVNAGDFLGVIGGTGSGKSTLVELLTHLYTPQEGSLAIFQNQHSPKTLGEWRSWVNVVPQKAELFQGTIRSNLILGIRDEVSDNELWRALDIAQASDFVSEKEGQLDAKVEAFGRNFSGGQRQRLTIARALVRKAPFLILDDSTSALDYLTEAKLLSAIHEELKEVTLVLISQRTNSLKAADKILLLDRGHQLGFASHDELLKQNDVYRAIHYSQHQEEKEA is encoded by the coding sequence ATGAAAGCATTAAGTCATTATTTTAAAGGGTACCTCAAGGAGACAATCTTAGGTCCCCTTTTCAAATTGTTTGAAGCATCTTTCGAGCTTTTAGTTCCGATTATTATTGCTAGAATTGTTGATACCATTATCCCTCATCATGATAAAAATCACCTTTATATGATGGTAGGGCTGTTATTTTTACTGGCAATTGTTGGGATGTTTGTAGCTATTACAGCACAATATTTTTCTTCCAAGGCTGCCGTTGGCTACACACGTCAGTTGACAAAGGATTTATTTAAAAAAATCATGGGCTTGAGTAAAGAGGATCGTGACCAGCTGACAACATCTAGTTTAGTAACGCGTTTGACAAGCGATACTTACCAAATTCAAACAGGTATCAACCAATTTTTACGTCTGTTTTTACGAGCACCGATTATTGTTTTTGGTGCGATTATCATGGCATTTACCATTAGTCCTAAAATGACGATTGACTTCTTGTTAATGGTGGTGATTTTGTTTGCGATTGTCTTTACCATGTCGCACTTGCTCAATCCGATTTACGCAAAGATTCGTCAGGCTACCGATAGAATTGTCAATATGACACGCCAGCAATTAGAAGGTGTGCGTGTGATTCGTGCCTTTGGTCAGGTTGTAGCAGAAGAACAAGAATTTGCGGCAGCCAACCAAGATTATACTGACTTGCAAATTAAAGCTGGTCACCTATCAAGTCTCGTAACGCCGTTGACTTATCTGGTGGTTAATGGCACATTGATTTTGGTGATTTGGCAAGGAAATCTTGAAATCGGTCGTGGGCTTTTGTCACAAGGAATGTTGATTGCTTTGGTGAATTACCTCTTGCAAATTTTGACGGAATTGCTCAAGATGACCATGCTTGTCACATCATTGAACCAATCTTTTATCAGCGCTAAACGTATCACAGAAGTATTTGAAAAGGATTCTGAAAATTTGGCAACTGAGCTGATACAAAGTGAGTCAGCATTTGCTTTGGCGGTCAAAGACATGACGTTCACCTATCCAACCGCTGCCGAGCCGTCGCTGTCACATATTGATTTTAGTGTGAACGCTGGTGACTTTTTAGGTGTGATTGGTGGAACAGGCTCTGGGAAATCAACTTTAGTCGAACTTCTCACTCATCTCTACACACCGCAAGAGGGAAGCTTAGCTATTTTTCAAAATCAGCACTCTCCTAAAACACTTGGGGAATGGCGTTCTTGGGTCAATGTGGTGCCACAAAAGGCAGAGTTATTTCAAGGAACAATTCGTTCAAATTTGATTTTGGGAATTCGTGATGAGGTGAGTGATAATGAGCTCTGGAGAGCTTTGGATATTGCTCAAGCTAGCGATTTTGTGTCAGAAAAAGAGGGACAATTGGATGCCAAGGTTGAGGCATTTGGTCGTAATTTCTCTGGCGGACAACGTCAACGTTTGACAATTGCGCGTGCGCTTGTTAGAAAAGCGCCGTTCTTAATCTTGGATGATTCGACATCAGCGCTTGATTATTTAACAGAAGCGAAGTTGCTATCAGCCATTCATGAGGAATTAAAAGAAGTGACTCTTGTTTTGATTTCACAACGCACTAATAGCTTGAAAGCAGCTGATAAGATTTTGCTGCTAGATAGAGGACATCAACTTGGTTTTGCCAGCCATGATGAGTTACTCAAGCAAAATGATGTTTACCGCGCTATTCATTACTCACAACACCAAGAAGAAAAGGAGGCGTAA